The following are encoded together in the Streptomyces flavofungini genome:
- a CDS encoding MFS transporter, with amino-acid sequence MATTIGRVLRDRNAGLYLTAVVVSGFGSSAMTLVSGIWVKELTGSDGLAALCTLALWAPLLLGPLLGTLADRTRRRPLLVAVNVGLGVLLLSLLWVDRVGGAAGLWLLFAVLVVYGACGVVTDAAEAALVAGAVGKDLLGDLNGLRMSANEGMKLVAPLAGAAVFAAWGGPRVALLDAVTFVLAGGLFALLRVAEARPAPDPEGWRAGTARGARLLWGDGRLRPLVVAGGLTMLSSGVSGALVYAIVEALGHSPAYTGALYVAQGAGSVAVGIASGALMRRVGERRFAGGGIALTAVSAVLLALPWDALVLTGSLANGVGLPCVLVAALTAVQREAPQELVGRVAATAGTLMFAPTAAGIALGAALVELVDHRLPLYALAGARLLIATPLLRSVAGRATARRPSA; translated from the coding sequence ATGGCAACGACGATCGGACGTGTCCTGCGGGACCGCAACGCGGGCCTGTACCTGACGGCGGTCGTGGTCTCCGGGTTCGGGAGTTCCGCGATGACGCTGGTGTCGGGCATCTGGGTGAAGGAGCTGACCGGCTCCGACGGCCTGGCGGCCCTGTGCACGCTCGCCCTCTGGGCCCCGCTGCTCCTCGGCCCCCTGCTCGGCACCCTCGCCGACCGCACCCGGCGCCGGCCCCTGCTGGTCGCCGTGAACGTGGGCCTCGGGGTGCTGCTGCTGTCCCTGCTGTGGGTGGACCGCGTGGGCGGTGCGGCGGGGCTGTGGCTGCTGTTCGCCGTGCTCGTGGTGTACGGGGCGTGCGGGGTGGTCACGGACGCGGCGGAGGCCGCCCTGGTCGCGGGGGCCGTCGGCAAGGACCTGCTCGGGGACCTCAACGGGCTGCGGATGTCCGCGAACGAGGGCATGAAGCTGGTGGCGCCGCTGGCCGGGGCCGCGGTGTTCGCCGCCTGGGGCGGACCGCGGGTGGCGCTGCTCGACGCCGTCACGTTCGTCCTTGCCGGTGGTCTCTTCGCGCTGCTCCGGGTGGCGGAGGCACGCCCGGCGCCGGACCCGGAGGGGTGGCGGGCGGGCACCGCGCGGGGCGCCCGGCTGCTGTGGGGCGACGGGCGGCTGCGGCCGCTGGTGGTCGCGGGCGGGCTCACCATGCTGTCGTCGGGCGTCAGCGGCGCGCTCGTCTACGCGATCGTCGAGGCGCTCGGCCACTCCCCCGCGTACACGGGCGCGCTGTACGTCGCGCAGGGCGCCGGGTCCGTCGCCGTCGGGATCGCCTCGGGCGCCCTGATGCGGCGCGTGGGCGAGCGGCGGTTCGCGGGCGGCGGGATCGCGCTGACCGCGGTGTCGGCGGTGCTCCTCGCTCTGCCGTGGGACGCGCTGGTGCTCACGGGGAGCCTCGCGAACGGGGTGGGGCTGCCGTGCGTGCTCGTGGCCGCGCTGACGGCCGTGCAGCGCGAGGCGCCGCAGGAGCTGGTGGGGCGGGTCGCGGCGACCGCGGGCACGCTGATGTTCGCGCCGACGGCGGCGGGCATCGCCCTGGGCGCGGCGCTCGTCGAACTCGTCGACCACCGGCTGCCGTTGTACGCCCTCGCGGGGGCGCGGCTGCTGATCGCCACGCCCCTGCTCCGGTCCGTGGCCGGGCGCGCTACCGCACGCCGGCCCAGCGCTTGA
- a CDS encoding TIGR03086 family metal-binding protein — translation MPDDTEALLPDFGPQTQLVARLAGAVKDDQLDGPTPCPDYAVRHLLGHVVFLTLAFTEAGRKELGEITGTDPGSALPDLAEGWREALPGQLALLAEAWRDPAAWTGDTRAADVDLPGDIAGTIAMNELVLHGWDLARATGQEYAPDEAGLAVSYAMVSATAAEPPEARGNLFGPPLPVPEGASLLDQVVALSGRDPAWRP, via the coding sequence ATGCCGGACGACACCGAGGCCCTGCTGCCGGACTTCGGCCCGCAGACACAACTCGTGGCGCGGCTCGCCGGAGCCGTCAAGGACGACCAGCTCGACGGGCCCACGCCCTGCCCCGACTACGCGGTGCGCCACCTCCTCGGCCACGTCGTCTTCCTGACCCTCGCCTTCACCGAGGCCGGCCGCAAAGAGCTCGGGGAGATCACGGGCACCGACCCGGGCAGCGCCCTGCCGGACCTCGCCGAGGGCTGGCGGGAGGCACTGCCGGGGCAGCTCGCCCTGCTCGCCGAGGCGTGGCGGGACCCGGCGGCGTGGACCGGGGACACCCGGGCGGCCGACGTCGACCTGCCCGGCGACATCGCGGGCACCATCGCCATGAACGAACTCGTCCTGCACGGCTGGGACCTGGCGCGCGCCACGGGCCAGGAGTACGCCCCCGACGAGGCCGGCCTCGCCGTCTCCTACGCCATGGTGTCCGCCACGGCGGCGGAGCCGCCCGAGGCCCGGGGAAACCTCTTCGGGCCGCCGCTGCCGGTCCCCGAGGGCGCCTCGCTCCTGGACCAGGTGGTGGCCCTGAGCGGGCGCGACCCGGCGTGGCGGCCCTGA
- a CDS encoding dihydrodipicolinate synthase family protein → MTPATSGTSASGTAEPPWDASDPRRAALADVVAIPVTPFAADGSLDRAAHRALLRRLLDTGVRTLTPNGNTGEFYALSPEERRAVTELTVAEAGERAAVVVGVGHDLATATADARHAAETGARLVMVHQPAHPYVSGAGWVAYHRAVAEAVPGLGVVPYVRDAALPGARLAELADACPNVTGVKYAVPDAARFAAFARDAGAERFVWVAGLAEPYAPAYFSAGATGFTSGLVNVAPLLSFAMLGALREGDHGTAMAVWERIRRFEELRAADGSAANVSVVKEALAVLGLCRRDVRPPSSVLPEPVRAEVAQIVAGWGR, encoded by the coding sequence ATGACTCCAGCGACCTCAGGAACCTCGGCCTCAGGGACGGCGGAGCCCCCGTGGGACGCATCGGACCCGCGCCGCGCCGCCCTCGCCGACGTCGTGGCCATCCCCGTCACCCCGTTCGCCGCGGACGGCTCCCTCGACCGCGCGGCCCACCGCGCCCTGCTGCGCCGCCTGCTCGACACGGGCGTCCGCACGCTCACGCCGAACGGCAACACCGGCGAGTTCTACGCCCTGAGCCCCGAGGAGCGGCGCGCCGTCACCGAGCTGACCGTCGCCGAGGCCGGGGAGCGGGCCGCCGTCGTCGTCGGCGTCGGGCACGACCTGGCGACCGCGACGGCCGACGCCCGGCACGCCGCCGAGACGGGCGCGCGCCTGGTGATGGTCCACCAGCCCGCGCACCCGTACGTCTCCGGCGCCGGCTGGGTCGCCTACCACCGGGCCGTCGCCGAGGCCGTGCCCGGTCTCGGTGTCGTGCCCTACGTACGCGACGCGGCCCTGCCGGGAGCCCGGCTCGCCGAACTGGCCGACGCCTGCCCGAACGTCACCGGTGTGAAGTACGCGGTGCCGGACGCGGCACGCTTCGCGGCGTTCGCGCGGGACGCGGGCGCCGAGCGGTTCGTGTGGGTGGCGGGCCTCGCGGAGCCGTACGCGCCCGCGTACTTCTCGGCCGGGGCGACCGGCTTCACCTCGGGCCTGGTCAACGTGGCGCCGCTGCTCTCGTTCGCGATGCTGGGGGCGCTGCGGGAGGGCGACCACGGCACGGCGATGGCGGTGTGGGAGCGGATCCGCCGCTTCGAGGAACTGCGGGCCGCCGACGGCTCGGCGGCCAACGTGTCCGTGGTGAAGGAGGCGCTCGCGGTCCTCGGCCTGTGCCGCCGCGACGTACGCCCGCCGAGCAGCGTGCTGCCGGAGCCGGTGCGCGCGGAGGTCGCGCAGATCGTGGCGGGGTGGGGCCGGTGA
- the araD gene encoding L-arabinonate dehydratase, which translates to MSGGGIPEGTPGLRSHQWYGSGVSAGLRSFSHRARTRQLGYLPEEHLGKPVVAILNTWSDINPCHVHLRERAQAVKRGVWQAGGFPLEFPVSTLSETFQKPTPMLYRNLLSMETEELLRSYPVDGAVLLGGCDKSTPALLMGAASVDLPTVFVPAGPMLPGHWRGEVLGSGTDMWKYWDERRAGLIGDCELAELESGLARSPGHCMTMGTASTLTAAAEVLGVTLPGASSIPAVDSAHERMAAASGLRVVELVRTGRTLSHLLTPDAFQDAVTTVLGLGGSTNAVIHLIAMAARAGVRLTLDDFDRTARRVPVLADVRPGGSTHLMEDFHFAGGLPGFLTRIPDLLHLDRPTVAHDTLREQLKSARVHNDDVIRTRDDPVAPEGGVAVLRGNLCPDGAVIKHIAAEPRLLRHTGPAVVFDDYRTLQRTIDDPSLGITADHVLVLRGSGPLGGPGMPEYGMLPIPERLLKQGVRDMVRISDARMSGTSYGTCVLHVAPESHVGGPLALVRTGDSITLDVPARTLRLDVPEEELTRRRAAWTPPPVRHERGYGALYAAHVTQADTGCDFDFLARPGAVPDPYAG; encoded by the coding sequence GTGAGCGGCGGGGGCATACCGGAGGGCACGCCCGGCCTGCGCAGCCACCAGTGGTACGGGTCCGGCGTCTCGGCCGGCCTGCGGTCCTTCTCGCACCGCGCCCGCACCCGCCAGCTCGGCTACCTCCCCGAGGAGCACCTGGGCAAGCCCGTCGTGGCGATCCTCAACACCTGGTCGGACATCAACCCCTGCCACGTCCACCTGCGCGAGCGCGCCCAGGCGGTCAAGCGCGGGGTCTGGCAGGCGGGCGGCTTCCCCCTGGAGTTCCCCGTCTCGACGCTCAGCGAGACGTTCCAGAAGCCCACGCCCATGCTCTACCGCAACCTCCTCTCCATGGAGACCGAGGAGCTGCTCCGCTCCTACCCCGTGGACGGCGCGGTGCTGCTCGGCGGCTGCGACAAGTCGACGCCCGCGCTCCTGATGGGCGCCGCCTCCGTCGACCTGCCGACCGTCTTCGTGCCCGCCGGGCCGATGCTGCCGGGCCACTGGCGGGGCGAGGTCCTCGGCTCCGGCACGGACATGTGGAAGTACTGGGACGAGCGCCGGGCCGGTCTGATCGGCGACTGCGAACTGGCCGAGCTGGAGAGCGGCCTGGCGCGCTCCCCGGGCCACTGCATGACGATGGGCACCGCCTCCACGCTCACCGCCGCCGCCGAGGTCCTCGGCGTGACCCTGCCCGGCGCCTCGTCGATCCCGGCCGTCGACTCCGCGCACGAGCGCATGGCCGCCGCGTCCGGCCTGCGCGTCGTCGAACTCGTCCGCACGGGACGCACGTTGTCGCACCTGCTCACCCCCGACGCCTTCCAGGACGCGGTGACGACCGTCCTCGGTCTCGGCGGCTCCACGAACGCCGTCATCCACCTGATCGCGATGGCCGCCCGCGCCGGGGTCCGCCTCACCCTCGACGACTTCGACCGCACGGCACGCCGGGTGCCGGTGCTCGCCGACGTGCGGCCGGGCGGCTCGACGCACCTCATGGAGGACTTCCACTTCGCGGGCGGCCTGCCCGGCTTCCTCACCCGCATCCCCGACCTGCTGCACCTGGACCGCCCCACCGTCGCCCACGACACCCTGCGCGAACAGCTCAAGTCCGCCCGGGTCCACAACGACGACGTCATCCGCACCCGTGACGACCCCGTGGCCCCCGAGGGCGGCGTCGCCGTCCTGCGCGGCAACCTCTGCCCCGACGGCGCCGTCATCAAGCACATCGCCGCCGAGCCCCGGCTGCTGCGGCACACCGGCCCCGCCGTGGTCTTCGACGACTACCGCACCCTGCAGCGCACCATCGACGACCCGTCCCTCGGCATCACCGCCGACCACGTCCTGGTGCTGCGCGGCAGCGGCCCCCTGGGCGGTCCGGGCATGCCCGAGTACGGCATGCTACCGATCCCCGAGCGGCTCCTGAAGCAGGGCGTGCGCGACATGGTGCGGATCTCCGACGCCCGGATGAGCGGCACCTCGTACGGCACCTGCGTGCTGCACGTCGCGCCCGAGTCGCACGTCGGCGGCCCGCTCGCCCTGGTCCGCACCGGCGACTCGATCACCCTCGACGTGCCCGCCCGTACCCTCCGACTCGACGTCCCCGAAGAGGAGTTGACGCGCCGCCGCGCCGCCTGGACCCCGCCCCCCGTCCGCCACGAACGCGGCTACGGAGCCCTGTACGCCGCCCACGTCACCCAGGCGGACACCGGCTGCGACTTCGACTTCCTGGCCAGGCCGGGAGCCGTGCCCGACCCCTACGCAGGATGA
- a CDS encoding CPBP family glutamic-type intramembrane protease, producing MSSILTPDFAPEFSGAATALAGALGAYLLLVEPWLGRRMYASLARRRASEPRALVRYFTLSISLWWAFAALAVTTLLLSPDARATDFGMALPEDPLFFVPVVLLFAAIAVASGRAFRDMAKEGKHIPGRAAIEAMLPRTGAERRLAIAAAVTDGICAELVYRGLLIAFGVGALGLDPYLAAALALAVYALAGWYQGGAGIVVLALFGALLTGLYLATGSLLLPIAVHAMISVRDLLIPAPELPRTQGGTA from the coding sequence ATGTCATCCATCCTCACGCCGGACTTTGCACCGGAGTTCTCCGGCGCCGCCACGGCCCTCGCGGGCGCGCTCGGCGCCTACCTGCTGCTCGTCGAGCCGTGGCTCGGCCGCCGCATGTACGCCTCGCTGGCGCGCCGCCGCGCGAGCGAACCACGCGCGCTCGTGCGCTACTTCACCCTCTCCATCAGCCTCTGGTGGGCGTTCGCCGCACTGGCGGTGACGACCCTGCTGCTCTCGCCGGACGCGAGGGCGACGGACTTCGGCATGGCTCTGCCCGAGGACCCGCTCTTCTTCGTCCCCGTGGTCCTCCTCTTCGCCGCGATCGCCGTCGCGTCCGGGCGGGCCTTCCGGGACATGGCCAAGGAGGGCAAGCACATCCCGGGCCGCGCCGCGATCGAGGCGATGCTGCCGCGCACCGGCGCGGAGCGGCGGCTCGCGATCGCCGCGGCGGTGACCGACGGCATCTGCGCGGAGCTGGTCTACCGCGGCCTGCTCATCGCCTTCGGCGTCGGCGCCCTCGGCCTCGACCCCTACCTGGCGGCGGCGCTCGCGCTCGCCGTGTACGCGCTCGCGGGCTGGTACCAGGGCGGTGCCGGCATCGTCGTCCTCGCCCTCTTCGGCGCGCTGCTCACCGGCCTGTACCTGGCCACCGGCAGCCTGCTCCTGCCCATCGCCGTGCACGCCATGATCAGCGTGCGCGACCTGCTGATCCCCGCGCCCGAACTGCCCCGGACCCAGGGCGGCACGGCATGA
- a CDS encoding PadR family transcriptional regulator, with protein MTADRRASWFKGVLDLLVLASLTDGESYGYEIAKQLGAAGFGQIKGGTLYPVLNRLEEAGLVAAEFRATEKGPGRRYYTLTAGGREVLSSQGALWLAFDGSVREVLAKAGVR; from the coding sequence ATGACCGCGGACCGGCGCGCCAGCTGGTTCAAGGGCGTGCTCGACCTCCTGGTCCTCGCCTCCCTCACCGACGGCGAGAGCTACGGCTACGAGATCGCCAAGCAGCTCGGCGCGGCGGGCTTCGGGCAGATCAAGGGCGGCACGCTGTACCCCGTCCTCAACCGCCTGGAGGAGGCGGGCCTGGTGGCGGCGGAGTTCCGCGCGACGGAGAAGGGGCCGGGCAGGCGCTATTACACCCTCACCGCCGGGGGCCGCGAAGTCCTCTCCTCCCAGGGGGCGTTGTGGCTGGCCTTCGACGGTTCGGTACGTGAGGTCCTGGCGAAGGCGGGAGTGCGATGA